One Deltaproteobacteria bacterium genomic region harbors:
- a CDS encoding TfoX/Sxy family protein has translation MLSQLEGFSERKMFGGVCFMINGNMCVGTWKDSLIVRLDKKKHDETLVEPHTKPANITGRVMLGWAVVEPAGIESDNDLKTWLHRAAEFVRSLPAK, from the coding sequence TTGCTCTCGCAGCTAGAGGGTTTCTCCGAACGGAAGATGTTCGGCGGCGTCTGCTTCATGATCAACGGCAACATGTGCGTGGGAACGTGGAAGGACTCGCTGATCGTGCGGTTGGACAAGAAGAAGCACGACGAGACGTTGGTTGAACCCCATACCAAGCCCGCCAACATCACCGGCCGGGTGATGTTGGGATGGGCCGTCGTGGAGCCCGCGGGCATCGAGTCGGACAACGATTTGAAAACGTGGCTCCACCGGGCCGCGGAATTTGTCCGCTCCCTTCCGGCCAAGTGA